Part of the Microbacterium immunditiarum genome is shown below.
TAGTTCGCCCCGACGATCGCGAGGCGGCCTTCGGCGATGGCGTCGCTGATGAGCTCGGACGAGTGGAGGAGCTCGGCGACGGTGTCGCGGAGGTGCTCGCGTCCGACGTGCTCGGCGTCGATGTCGTCGATCGGGCGCCCCGTCTTCGACAGCTCGCGCTGCACGCGCCGGACGGCCGGCACGATCGGGGCGATGAGCCTCCAGATGTGTGGCGGGAGGGGCGCGGCATCCGGATTCGTGCTGTCGATCGCTGCCGCCACCGCACCGCACTCGTCGTGGCCGAGCACGACGATGAGCGGCACCTCGAGCACCGCGACCGCGTACTCGAGGCTGCCGACGACCGAGTCGGACACGACCTGGCCGGCGTTGCGCACGACGAACAGGTCGCCGAGGCCCTTGTCGAAGATGATCTCTGCGGCCAGGCGCG
Proteins encoded:
- a CDS encoding carbonic anhydrase, whose protein sequence is MRRGNARFVSGEPRHPRQDVDRRHELAHHQRPRAALFGCSDSRLAAEIIFDKGLGDLFVVRNAGQVVSDSVVGSLEYAVAVLEVPLIVVLGHDECGAVAAAIDSTNPDAAPLPPHIWRLIAPIVPAVRRVQRELSKTGRPIDDIDAEHVGREHLRDTVAELLHSSELISDAIAEGRLAIVGANYRLEEGTAVPDIIVGPADAEPLAS